In Candidatus Devosia phytovorans, the DNA window CGCATAATGCGGCGCCGTCGCGGGTGCTGGCGACGGGGTTTGCGCCGGGCTTTGTCTATTGCGGGCTGCATGAGGCGATGGTGCTGCCGCGACGGACGGCGGTGCGATCATCGGTGCCGGCGGGGAGCGTGCTGTTTGCCGCGGGGCAGACGGCGATCACTGCGACGGAAATGCCGACGGGCTGGCATGTGATCGGGCGGACCGAATTCAGGAATTTCGATGCGGCTGCGACGCCGCCGACGCTTTTGCGGGCGGGTGACCTTTTGCGTTTTGCGGTGGCACCATGAGTGCCGTCATCCAGATCCAGCGGGCGGGGCCGCTGACGAGCATCCAGGACGCCGGGCGGTTCGGCATGCTGGCGCATGGGATCAGCGCGTCGGGGCCGATGGACCGGGGTGGCTATGCGGCGGCAGGCGCGCTGGCGGGCGCGGGGCTGGGTGGCGTAGAATTCACCATGGCAGGGCTGGAGATTTTTGTGGCCAGCGGACGCTGCCGGGTTGGCTTCGCCGGCGGGCATTTCGTGGCGCATCACAATGGGCGGGCGGTGGACTGGTTCGGGGCGGTTGCGCTCGAAGCGGGTGACCGGCTGGCGGTGACGCCGGGGGCCTGGGGCAATTATGGCTATCTGCGGTTTGATGGTGACATTGTCGCGCAGAGGATGATGGGCAGTATTGCCACCAGCAGCCGGGCGGGGCTTGGCGGGCTGGAGGGGCGGGCGCTGCGGGCGGGGGATGTGATTGCGCTGGAGGGCAGTGGAGGCGCGGTGTCGCAGCCAGCGCCGCTCGAGCCGGGCGCCGGGCCGATCCGCTTTGTCTGGGGGCTGCATGCGGATCTGTTTCCGCAGGCGGCAAGGCAGGGGTTTGTCGAGGGGGCATTTGCCATCACCACGCGGATGGATCGGATGGGGGTGCGGCTGGACGATATCGGAGAGGTGTTCGGGGGGGCGTCTAGCCTCAGCCTTGTGTCGGATGCCATCGTGCCCGGGGATATCCAGATTCTGGGGGATGGGACGCCGATCGTCTTGATGCGGGACCATCAGCCGACGGGGGGCTATCCGCGCATTGCCACGGTGATCACGGCCGATCTCGATCGCTTTGCGCAGATGCGGGCGGGAACAGCTGTTGCCTTCGAGCCGGTGGGCGTGGAACATGCGCAGGCGCTGTTGCGGAGCGGCTGAAGATGACGACGATCGACCTCAACGCCGATCTGGGCGAGGGCATGGGCACGGACGAGGATCTGCTGGAGATCGTCTCCAGCGCCTCGATCGCCTGTGGCGGCCATGCCGGCGATGCACCGACGATCCGGCATATTCTCAAGGTTTGCAAGGCGCGCGGCGTGCGGGCGGGGGCGCATCCGGGCTATGCGGATCCCAAGCGGTTCGGGCGGTTTCGCGTCGTGATGCCGCTTGATCAATTGCTCGGGCAGATCCGCAGCCAGCTGTTCCTCGTGCGCTTCATCGCCGACGAGGTGGGCGTGCCGCTGAGTTATGTGAAGCTGCATGGGGCGCTGGCCAACCAGACGGCGGAGGAACTGGCCTTTGCCGTGGGCGTGTTTGCGACGATCCAGGCGATGGACCCGAAAATGGCGGCGCTGGCGCTGGACAATAGCCAGCAGGTGCGGGCGGCCAAGGCCGTGGGCATGCCACTGATCCGGGAGGCCTATGCAGATCGGGCCTATACGGGTGAGGGCTTGCTGGTGCCGCGGTCGGAAGAGGGTGCGGTGATCCATGACAGCGATGCGGTGATCGAGCGATGCCTGCGGCTGGCCAAGACAGGCGAGATCGTCGCGGTGGACGGTACGGTGCTGAAGTCGTCGGCGCGGTCGATATGCCTCCATGGTGATACGCCGGGGGCGGTGGAGCTGGCGCGGGACGTGCGTGATGCGCTGCAGGACGAGGGGATCACCATCGCGCCGGTGGCGCCGGAGGTCGAGGAAGACGCGGAGGCATAGTGCCATGCCCTCGTGGTTCGAGAGTCGCTTTGCTCCCACCTCACCATGAGGGCTACTGAGAATTCGATCTACCAACAGCCTCATGGTGAGGTGCTTCGCGCAGCAAAGCCTCGAACCACGAGGGCATGGCACACTGCGAGTGTCTGTCCTGAACCTCTCGGCTGGGAGAGTGAAATCGGCGGAATGCCTTTGGGGCCGGGAGGTCCAGGATAGGTCGGATCGCCAGAGCTAGATGGCGAGATATTCGTGGCGGAGCTCGGTGTTATCGAGCACTTCCTTCGCAGTTCCAGAGAAGGCGACTTCGCCGGTGTCGAGGATGACGGCGCGGTCGGCAAGCTTGAGGGCGGCGACGGCATTCTGCTCGACGATGATGGTGGTGATGCCCATGGGCTTGATCGAATGCAGGATGCGCTCGATTTCCTGGACGATGACGGGGGCGAGGCCCTCATAGGGCTCGTCGAGCAGGAGGAGTTTGAGGTCACGGGCCAGGGCGCGGGCGATGGCGAGCATCTGCTGCTCGCCGCCCGAGAGGGTGACGCCCTCCTGCTTGCGGCGCTCGGCGAGGCGCGGAAAACTCTGGTAGATCTGGTCGAGGCTCCAGCCATGGCCGGGGGCGACGCGGGCGAGGGTGAGGTTTTCCTCGACGGTGAGGCCCGAGATGATGCGGCGGTCTTCGGGGACGAGCTGGATGCCGGTGCGGGCGGCCTCATAGCTTTTCATCTGGTGAATGGGCTGGCCGTCGAGCCAGATTTCTCCCTGGCGCAGCTGAGGATCGTCGGTGCGGGCAATGGTGCGCAGCGTGGAGGTCTTGCCGGCGCCGTTGCGACCGAGGAGGGCGAGGATTTCGCCCTTGCGGACATCGAGCGAGACACACTGCACGATATAGCTTTCGCCGTAATAGGCGTGCATGTCGCGGATGGAGAAGAAGGGGCGGGTAGTGTCCAGCGTGGCGGCGTGGGTGGTTGCGTTTTCTGCTGTCATGGCGATGGCGCTCATCAATGCGCTCCTCCCAGATAGGCTTCCTGGACCTTGGGATTGCCGCGGACCTGGTCGGGCGTGCCGTCGGCGATGATGCGGCCCTGGGCGAGGACGGAAATCTTGTCGGCCAGCGAGAAGACGACATGCATGTCGTGCTCGATGATGACCTTGGTCATGCCGCGGCTCTTGATCTTCTTGAGCAGTTCGATGGTGGTATTGGTGTCGTGGCGGGACATGCCGGCGGTGGGCTCGTCGAGCAGCAGCAGGCGCGGATGCTGGATGATGCACATGGCGAGCTCCATGCGGCGCTTGTCGCCGCGGCTGAGGCTGCCGGCGGCCATGTGGCGGCGGGCATGCATGCCGACGTCTTCGAGCATGTGCTCGGCTTCCTGCAGGATGCCGGTTTCGCTGTCGAGGGACCGCAGCATGTTGAGCTTGAAGGCGCCGTCGCGCCTCGCCAGTGCCGGGATCATGACATTGTGCAGGACCGAGAGGTCGGCGAAGATTTCCGGGGTCTGGAAGACGCGGGCAATGCCGAGCTGGTTGATCTGATAGGGTTTGCGGCCGGTGAGCACGGTGCCGTCGAAGATCACCTGGCCGGAGCTGGGCGCCAGCTTGCCGATGATGACATTGAGCAGGGTGGACTTGCCGGCGCCATTGGGGCCGATGATGGCGTGGGTCTTGCCTTCTTCGACCTGGAGGTCGATGTCGGCCAGGGCGTGCAGCCCGCCGAAGCGCTTGTGGACGTCGGCGACATGCAGGACGATATTGGGATTGGTCATGGGTCTCGTCCTATTCGGCAGGTTGCGGTTGGGGCGCGGACTTGTCGGGTGATGGCTTTTGCCGGCGATTGACCATGCTGGCGATGCGGCGCACGCCTTCCATGATGCCGCCGGGCAGGAAGACCACGATCAGCACGAAGACGAGGCCCAGGGTGAGGAACCAGCCTTCGCCGACGAATTTGCTGGTGACGGTGACGAAGGCGGTGTCGAGCCCGTCGGGCAAGACATCGTAGAAGCGGTGCAGCATGCCGTCGTTGATGGCCGAGAAGATGTTCTCGAAATATTTGATCAGCCAGGCGCCGATGACCGGGCCGACGAGCGTGCCGGCGCCGCCGAGGATGGTCATGAGCACGACTTCGCCGGAGGCGGTCCATTGCATGCGTTCGGCGCCGGCGAGGGGATCGGTGACGGCAAGAAGGGCGCCGGCGAGGCCGGCATACATGCCGGAGATGACGAAGGCGGCGAGGGTATAGGGCTTGGTGTTGAAGCCGGTGTAGTTCATGCGCGTCTGGTTGGACTTGATGCCCTTAAGCATCATGCCGAAGGGAGAATTGGTGATGCGCTGGGCGATGAAGAAGGCCAGGATCAGGAAGCCGGCGCAGAAATAGAAGCCGGCAAAGCCGCCGAGCGACTGGCCGAGCAGGGTCGGCACCGGCTGGCCGGCAAAGGTCTGGCCGGTGACGGTATCGAGATAGCGCGGGTCGCCGAGGGTGAGCTGCAGGCCGGTTTCGCCATTGGTGATCGGCGTCAGCACCGAATAGGCCAGATTATAGCTCATCTGGGCGAAGGCCAGCGTCAGGATGGAGAAGTAGATGCCGGAGCGGCGCAGGCTGACGAAGCCAATGAGCAGGGCAAAGAGGCCCGAGACGAGGATGGCGAATAGCATGGCCGGGATGGCGTCGAGGCTCAGGAGCTTGAAGGACCAGACGGCGGCATAGGAGCCGACGCCGAAGAAGGCGGCGTGGCCAAAGCTCAGGTAGCCGGTGAGGCCGAAGAGGATGTTGAAGCCGACGGCGAAGATGCCGAAGATCATGAAGCGCTGCAATAGGTCCGGATAGGCGGCGCCGAAGGGGGCCAGCCAGATCGGCATGGCCAGCACGGCGACGGTGAAGCCGAGGAAAAGCAGAAGGTCGTTGCGTGACATGACGCGCATATCAGGCCTCCATGACGCCACGCCGGCCGAAGAGGCCCCGCGGCAGGACGAGCAGAATGACCACGGCGACGAGATAGATGATGATCTGGTCGATGCCGGGAATGAGGGCCTTCACCTGCGTCATCGAGGCGAAGGATTGCAGGATGCCGAGCAGGAAGCCGGCAGCGACGGCGCCGGGCAGGGAGCCCATGCCGCCCACGACCACCACGACGAAGCTCAGCACCAGGAAGTCCATGCCGATGTGATAGTTGGGCGGCAGGATGGGCGTGTACATGACGCCGGCCAGGCCCGCGACCACGGCGGCAAGGCCGAACATGATGGTGAAACGCCGGTCGATGTTGATGCCGAGGAGACCCACGGTCTCGCGATCGGCCATGCCGGCGCGGACCACCATGCCGAAGGTGGTGAACTGGAGGAAGGCGAAGACGCCGGCGATAATGGCGGCGGAGAAGAGGAAGTAGATCATCCGCCAGATCGGATAGGTGATGACATTGGCCTGCATGCCGAACCAGGCGCCGATATCGGCCGCGCCGCGCAGATCGGTGGGCATGGGCTGGGGAATGGGGTTGGGTCCGAAGACGGACTTGATGACTTCCTGCGCCACGATGGCCAAGCCGAAGGTCACGAGGATCTGTTCGGCATGGGGGCGCTTGTAGAAGTGCTTGATGATGCCGCGCTCAAGGCCAATGCCGACCAGCAGCATGACGGGAATGGTGGCGATGATGGAGAAGGGCA includes these proteins:
- a CDS encoding branched-chain amino acid ABC transporter permease, yielding MFEVIFLQFLNGLDKGAAYALIALGLTLVFGTLGVVNFAHGALFMLGAFCAVLFRQLLTLETVTIDPEQLSPWGSPLEIREPLVQAWFGDFGAVLVNYSVPFSIIATIPVMLLVGIGLERGIIKHFYKRPHAEQILVTFGLAIVAQEVIKSVFGPNPIPQPMPTDLRGAADIGAWFGMQANVITYPIWRMIYFLFSAAIIAGVFAFLQFTTFGMVVRAGMADRETVGLLGINIDRRFTIMFGLAAVVAGLAGVMYTPILPPNYHIGMDFLVLSFVVVVVGGMGSLPGAVAAGFLLGILQSFASMTQVKALIPGIDQIIIYLVAVVILLVLPRGLFGRRGVMEA
- a CDS encoding branched-chain amino acid ABC transporter permease; this encodes MRVMSRNDLLLFLGFTVAVLAMPIWLAPFGAAYPDLLQRFMIFGIFAVGFNILFGLTGYLSFGHAAFFGVGSYAAVWSFKLLSLDAIPAMLFAILVSGLFALLIGFVSLRRSGIYFSILTLAFAQMSYNLAYSVLTPITNGETGLQLTLGDPRYLDTVTGQTFAGQPVPTLLGQSLGGFAGFYFCAGFLILAFFIAQRITNSPFGMMLKGIKSNQTRMNYTGFNTKPYTLAAFVISGMYAGLAGALLAVTDPLAGAERMQWTASGEVVLMTILGGAGTLVGPVIGAWLIKYFENIFSAINDGMLHRFYDVLPDGLDTAFVTVTSKFVGEGWFLTLGLVFVLIVVFLPGGIMEGVRRIASMVNRRQKPSPDKSAPQPQPAE
- a CDS encoding ABC transporter ATP-binding protein, coding for MTNPNIVLHVADVHKRFGGLHALADIDLQVEEGKTHAIIGPNGAGKSTLLNVIIGKLAPSSGQVIFDGTVLTGRKPYQINQLGIARVFQTPEIFADLSVLHNVMIPALARRDGAFKLNMLRSLDSETGILQEAEHMLEDVGMHARRHMAAGSLSRGDKRRMELAMCIIQHPRLLLLDEPTAGMSRHDTNTTIELLKKIKSRGMTKVIIEHDMHVVFSLADKISVLAQGRIIADGTPDQVRGNPKVQEAYLGGAH
- a CDS encoding LamB/YcsF family protein, giving the protein MTTIDLNADLGEGMGTDEDLLEIVSSASIACGGHAGDAPTIRHILKVCKARGVRAGAHPGYADPKRFGRFRVVMPLDQLLGQIRSQLFLVRFIADEVGVPLSYVKLHGALANQTAEELAFAVGVFATIQAMDPKMAALALDNSQQVRAAKAVGMPLIREAYADRAYTGEGLLVPRSEEGAVIHDSDAVIERCLRLAKTGEIVAVDGTVLKSSARSICLHGDTPGAVELARDVRDALQDEGITIAPVAPEVEEDAEA
- a CDS encoding biotin-dependent carboxyltransferase family protein, whose translation is MSAVIQIQRAGPLTSIQDAGRFGMLAHGISASGPMDRGGYAAAGALAGAGLGGVEFTMAGLEIFVASGRCRVGFAGGHFVAHHNGRAVDWFGAVALEAGDRLAVTPGAWGNYGYLRFDGDIVAQRMMGSIATSSRAGLGGLEGRALRAGDVIALEGSGGAVSQPAPLEPGAGPIRFVWGLHADLFPQAARQGFVEGAFAITTRMDRMGVRLDDIGEVFGGASSLSLVSDAIVPGDIQILGDGTPIVLMRDHQPTGGYPRIATVITADLDRFAQMRAGTAVAFEPVGVEHAQALLRSG
- a CDS encoding ABC transporter ATP-binding protein; translated protein: MTAENATTHAATLDTTRPFFSIRDMHAYYGESYIVQCVSLDVRKGEILALLGRNGAGKTSTLRTIARTDDPQLRQGEIWLDGQPIHQMKSYEAARTGIQLVPEDRRIISGLTVEENLTLARVAPGHGWSLDQIYQSFPRLAERRKQEGVTLSGGEQQMLAIARALARDLKLLLLDEPYEGLAPVIVQEIERILHSIKPMGITTIIVEQNAVAALKLADRAVILDTGEVAFSGTAKEVLDNTELRHEYLAI